The uncultured Subdoligranulum sp. genomic sequence CCCCTTAAATGGGTGCAGCTCAGACAGCGGAATTTCCTGTATCTTCTCCAGCTTGGCATCCTGGCGGCTTTCCTCGGTGGAAAACAAATCATCGTATGGAGCCAGCTCTACTTTTTTCGCGCTGCTTTTCAAGTTTTATCACCTCCTTGGTCAGATTCTTATAGCCCTCGGCCACCTTGCCATTAGGGTCATGGGCAAAAATGCTTTTGCCCTCGGCGCTGATCTCCTTTGCCCGGACAGAATGGGGAATCTCGGTGCCGAACACCTTGATTTTGCTGCCATAGGTCTCCCGCAGCAGGGCGGCAATCTCCTTGGCGAAGTTGGTGCGGTTGTCCACCATCGTCAGCAATATGCCGTCGATCTGGAGCTTGGGGTTGATCTGCCGCTTCACCTTGTTTACGGTCTGGAGCAGCTGTTCCAGGCCCTTGGCGGGCAGGTACTCCGCCTGAACGGGGATTATGACCCTGTTGGCGGCGGCCAGGGCGTTGACCGTGAGCATACCCAGGGATGGCTGGCAGTCAATCAGGATATGGGAATACTGTCCCTTGAGCGTGTCCAGATACTGCCGCAGGATGGTCTCTCGGCTCATGGCGTTCACCAGGGAGACCTCCATGCCGGAGAGCTGGATGTCTGCGGGCATCAGGTCAACGCCCTCCGGGTGGTGCAGGATACCCTCGCCGGGGCGCAGCGGCTCGTCCATCAGGATACGGCCCATCGCGTCGGACAGGGTAAAGGGCAGCTTGTCCGGCTGGGGGTGGCCCAGGCTGATGGTCAGGCTGCCTTGCGGGTCCCCGTCGATCAGCAGCACTTTCTTTCCGGCCTGCGCCAGCCCAATCCCCAGGTTCGCGCAGGTGGTTGTCTTGCCAACGCCGCCTTTCTGGTTGGCGATGGCGATGATTTGCGTGTTCAATGACTTCACCTCATTTCTGAATTGTTCTATGGCTTCTGGAAATAGAAAAAGCCGCCACTTCAAAAATTGAAAGTGACGGCCTTTTCTTATCCCGGAATGAAATTCCCCGGAAACGCAAAAAGCGCCCAGTAGAAAATACTGAGCGCTTGGCGATTAGATTTATTCTCTTTTGTTCAAATTAGGTCAAATTCAGACAAACCGTTTTCACGAAAAAGGTCTCTTGGAGATGTATAAATAAACATCCCCTTGGCATCCCAAAATCGCGTCTCGGTTGTCCTATTTTTTAACCCATAAGCCCTCTTTTTGGGGTGGTTGTCCACCATTTAACCCATAGAAAACGGGTTAAAAGAGGCTTCGTTCTGTCAAATTGCGTCAAACCATTTGAAAAGGAAAAACCCCGGAAACCGCGTAGTTCCGGGGTTTTTGACCACTTTTGATAAAGTTTAGCGCTTGCTGAACTGCGGCGCGCGACGAGCAGCCTTGAGGCCGTATTTCTTACGTTCCTTCATACGAGGATCGCGGGTCAGGAAGCCAGCCTTCTTCAGCACGGTGCGCAGCTCGGGGTTGAACTGCAGCAGGGCGCGGGACAGGCCATGGCGGATGGCGCCGGCCTGGCCGGAGCAGCCGCCGCCAACCACGTTGACGACCACGTCGAACTTGCCCTCGGTCTCGGTGAGGACCAGCGGGCTGTTGACCAGGAGCTTCAGGGTCTCCAGACCAAAGTAATCGTTGATGTCACGGCCGTTGATGGTCATCTTGCCGGTGCCATTGTAGACACGCACGCGGGCAACGGAATGCTTACGACGGCCGGTGCCGTAGAAATAAGGTTTCGTCTCGTACATCTTCTATTGCCTCCTCAACTCAAAACTCAACGGCTTCGGGCTTCTGTGCCGCATGGGAATGGTCAGCAGCCTTGTAGCAGTGCAGGCGGGTCATGGCCTTGGCGCCCAGGGTGTTGCTGGGAACCATGCCCTTGACGGCGTAGGTCATAGCCTTGTCGCTGGCTTCCGCCATCAGGGTCTTGTACTGGGTCTCCTTCAGGCCGCCGATCCAGCCGGAATGGGTGCGATGGAACTTCTTCTCCAGCTTCTTGCCGGTCAGGACAGCTTCGTCGCAGTTGATGATGATGACATGATCGCCACAATCAACGTTGGGGGTGAAAGTGGGCTTGTTCTTGCCGCGCAGGATGACAGCAGCCTTGGCAGCAACGCGGCCGAGGGGTTTGCCGGCGGCGTCGATCACATACCACTTGCGGTCAGCCATTTCAGCGGGCTTAGCGAGAGTCGTGCTCATAATAGGGACCTCCATTGAAATAGTAACACGTCCGTTTCCAAGAAACGGTATCTTACAGCGCCGGACCAGGAAGCGGCCCGCGGCGCTTTTTCGCGCAAGTGTGATTATAGCAGAATGCACCCCGTAAGTCAACGATTTTCGCGAAGAATTTCAATCTATTCCTGTGTAGCTCTTGAATTTTCTTGTTTTCTCTCGAATTCTTCTGTTTTCTAATTTTCTATTTTTCTTCTTCCGTTCCCTGCGAATGGCGCTGCACCGACACAAAAAAGCCCGGCCCGCCGGGCAGACCATGCTGCACCGGCGGGCCGGGATCCGTTGGATTGGATTTCCGAAATTACTGTTTGATAGCGCTCACAACGCGGCGCAGGTCGCGCTCGTCGTCGCAGACGATCTTCACGGGCTGGCTGTAGTCCAGGCTCATCATTCCCAGGATGCTCTTGGCATCGGCAATGCTGCCCTTCATGTCATGCACGCCGACCGGGTTATAGCATTTGGCGGCAGCAGACACGATTCCCTTGACCTCAGTAAAATTGGAAACCTTGACTTGTTTCACCATAGTAAATGACCTCCAGACATTTTCCCTCTGCAGACCAACCTTACCGCGGCGCATTCACGGAATGCCTGCCGCACGGTCTGCAACCGGAACGAGCTGGACCACCATGTCCTGTTTTCTCGTCCCTTCGTTGGGCATTATAGCACAATTATTCCCGCTTTGTTTGTGCTAAATGCACAAAGCCCGTTTTTTCCATTTCCTGCACAAAAGGGCCAAATCTGCATTTTTGGGATTTGTGGAGTTTGCTCAATTTTTTGAATAATAACAGGTGTTCTTTCATTTTATTTTTGTTTTCAGAAAGAATAATTTATGTTTTTAGATTGATTTTTGCGTTTTCTGCAAATTTTCAAGATTATTTCGATACGAAATTCACAGATTATTCATGAGCGAATGCAACAAAAGCACATATTTCAGGAGTTTCCATGTCTTTTTTACTCGCCCTGCAGCCCCTTCATGGTCAGCGCGATCCGCTTTTTGGCAATATCCACAGACAACACCTTGACCCGGACGATATCCCCCACCTTGAGCACTTCCCGGGGATGTTTGATGAACCGGTTGCTGATCTGGGAAATATGCACCAGACCATCCTGGTGCACGCCCAGGTCCACAAAGGCGCCGAAGTCGATGACGTTGCGCACCGTGCCGGTGAGTTCCATGCCCGGCTTCAGGTCCTCCAGGCTCATGACATCGCTGCGCAGCAGCGGCTTGGGCAGGCTGTCGCGCACATCGCGGCCCGGCTTGCAGAGTTCCGAGACGATATCGTGCAGCGTGGGCGCGCCGATGCCCAGCGTTTCACAGAGGTTCTTCTCCCCCTTCGCCTTGACGGCTGCCGGCAACGCTGACAGTTTGTCGGTGCCGATCTGTGCCGTGGTGTAGCCGCAGGCCTCCAGCAGCGCCTTGGCCGCCGCGTAGCTTTCGGGGTGGACAGCAGTGGCGTCCAGACGGTTCTTTGCCTCGGGCAGCCGCAGGAAGCCGGCGCACTGCTCATAGGCCTTGGGGCCCAGCCCCTTCACCTTTTTCAGCTGGGCGCGGGAGGTAAAGGCTCCCTCCTCCTCCCGCCAGGCCACAATGTTCTTGGCGGTGGCGGCGGTGACGCCCGCCACACGGCGGAGCAGCGGCGCGCTGGCCGTGTTCAGGTCCACGCCCACACTGTTGACGCAGTCCTCCACCACGCCGTCCAGTGTCTCGTTGAGGCGCTTCTGGGGCATGTCGTGCTGGTACTGGCCCACGCCCACCGCCTTGGGATCGATCTTCACCAGTTCGGCCAGGGGGTCCTGCAGGCGTCGTGCAATGGACACCGCACTGCGCAGGTTCACATCAAACTGGGGGAATTCCTCGGCCGCCAGCTTGCTGGCCGAATACACCGAGGCCCCCGCTTCGCTGACCACCATATACTGCAGATGCCGGCCTTCCTCCTCGGCCAGCTCCCGGATGACCGTCGCTGCAAACTCCTCGGTTTCGTGGCCCGCCGTGCCGTTGCCGATGGCCATGACCTCCACGCCATTTTTGCGCACCATTTCCTTTATAATGCGCTTGGCCTGGTCCACCCGCTTGAACTCCGGCACCGGGTAGACCACGTTGGTGTCCAGCACCTTGCCGGTGGGGTCCACCACCGCCACTTTGCAGCCCATACGGTAGCCGGGGTCCAGCCCCATCACCGTCTTGCCCCGGATGGGCGGCTGGAGCAGCAGCTGACGCAGGTTGTCGCCAAAGACCTTGATAGCCCCCTCGGCCGCCGTCTCGGACAGTTCGTTCCGAAGCTCGTTGGAAAGGCTGGGATGGATCAGACGGCTGTAGGCGTCCAGCGCCGCCTCCTCCACCACCGCCGCACTGGCGCCGCCCGTCTTTTTGCGGGCGAACATCCAGGCCACGATGGCACCGGCACGTTCACTGTCCACCTCGATGCTGACCTTCAGGAAGCCTTCCCGCTCGCCACGGTCGAGGGCCAGCACCCGGTGGCCCGGGATTTTGGCGATGGGCTCCGAATAGTCGTAATACTGGGCGTAGACGCTGTCCTCCTCCTTGGCCTTGGTGCTGGCGATCCGGCCGAAAGCCCGGTAATACCGGCGCAGTTCGGCGCGGCAGGCCGCGTCGTCGGAGATCTTTTCCGCGATAATGTCCCGGGCGCCGGCCAGGGCAGCCTCTGCGTCGGGGACTTCCTCATTGAGATAATCCGCGGCGGCCGCCTGGGGATCCAGAGAGGCATCCTGCTTCAGGATGGCATCGGCCAGCGGCTGCAGGCCCCGGGCCTTGGCAATGCTGGCCCGGGTCTTGCGCTTGGGTTTATAGGGGCGATAGAGGTCCTCCACCTCGGCCAGCGTTTTGGCCTTGGCCAGCGCCGCCGTCAGTTCCGGCGTCATGGCCCCCTGCTCGGTGATGGAGGCGGTGACCTCCTCCTTGCGCTTGTCCAGCCCCCGCAGGTACTCCAGGCGGTCGCCCAGATTGCGCAGCACCTGGTCGTCCATCGAGCCGGTGGCCTCCTTGCGGTAGCGGGCAATGAAGGGGATCGTGTTGCCCTGGTCGATCAGGTCGATGGCCCCCTGCACGTTCTTGACGCTCAGGTTCAGTTCTGCGGCCAGTTGTTCAGCATGATTCGGCATTCCGTTTCCTCTTTCTTCTTTGATACAAAACCACCAGATACACCCCATAGACCGCCAGCCCGGCCAGGCTGATCCGGGCCGACAGCGCCAGTCCCGGTGTGTGGTAGGTACATTCAATGTCGGCGTTTCCCGCCGGGACCAGCACGGCCATCAGGCCCTTGTCCACCCGCTCAATGGCGGCAGGTTCCCCGTTGACGGTGGCGGTGAAGCCGTCGTCGCAGGGCGCACTGAAGAAGACCAGCTGCTGGTCCTCGTAGCTGGTGTGGGCGGTGAACCCGGTGCGGGTCGCCGTAAACTGTTCCACTGCCCCGGCACGGCGGTCGGCGCAGTCCCGGGCGTAGGTCTCATAGCTGCGGTCCGCCAGCTCCTCCTCGGGCAGCGGCTCCAGCAGCCCGGCGTAGCGCTCAATCTGGTCGTCGTCCAGCAGCAGCGCCCGCATGAGAATCTGGGCGCGCTCCTCCTCCGGCACCGTCTCCAGCTGGTCCGCCGTGACGTAGTACCGGTAGGTGAAACCCATGGGCACCCAGTTTTCGTTTTGGTAGATGTCATAGGCCGAGGTATGGGCGCAGAGCGTCCAGCCCTCCAAGTTTTCATCGGCCCAGTCGTCGGCCTTGTCCTTGGCCACCAGCGTGTACCGCACGCTGAGCAGCCCCCGCAGGGCGTAGTTCTGGGCCGCCGGTTTGGAGTTCACGTCCCGGGTGACACCCACCTCGGGGTAGAATTCCATGATGCTGGGCGCCACCGTGGAGTTGAAGAACTGCAGGCAGCTGCGGTCAAACCACAGGCCCAGGTTGTTGTGGGCGCCGTAGGCATCCAGCCGGTAGAAGCCATCCTCCGGCAGTATCTCGTCGATCTCGCCGACGGAATCGTAGGTCTCGGCAATGAGGTTGGAGTCGGTCCCCCACTGCGGGTACTTGGTCAGCGACAGATGCACCGTGCCATACAGGAAACTGAAAGCCAGCATCCCCGCCAGGAAGACTTTTGCCCAGTCCCGGCGGCGGGCGGCCAGTTTCCACAGCACCCAGAAAAGCAGCACGCCCAGCACGCTGACCCCGAAAATGCCCCAGAACCGGGGCTGGAAATCCACCACGCCCAGTTTGAAGTTGCCGTCGTCATCGGTGTTGGGCACCACGGCAAAGGCCGCGGCGCTGAGGGTGACCAGCGCCACCAGCCGCCAGGCCCGGGGCACCTGCCGCTGGGCCAGCTGGGGCCGCTCCATCAGGTAGGCAGTGGCCCCGCAGAGCACCAGCACCGGCATGTAGTACCATCGGGCATAGTAGCTGGAATTGAGGGCATAGAAGGCGCTGTTGAGCACCGGCACAAAGGCGCAGAGGATGCAGATTTTCAGCAGCCAGGCAAAGGGATGGCGGCGGCGTCCCCGGCAGAAGGCAA encodes the following:
- a CDS encoding YfhO family protein, whose protein sequence is MQLTLPKQKSRYRQVFALCFLVAAALFLPHCIADAVWGGGYFHYAGDFNDQQINFYQYANAFVKQGGSFSWATDLGSGFVNAYSFYLLGSPFFWLSLWVPARLMPWMMVPLLCLKMALAGGGGYLWARRWVRSPDWSVVAGCLYAFSGFTVYNIFFNHFLDVVALFPYMLAALDDAVLDGKRGPFPFWVALNLVNNYFFFAGQAVFLILYFLCMLACRVYKIGPRSFAALAGETLLGCAIGCVLLLPAGLSLLQNPRTIDPYNGYGYLVYGNAQQYGAILYSGFLMPDAPYFKDLFQDGILKHTSMTAYLPLVGLVGGIAFCRGRRRHPFAWLLKICILCAFVPVLNSAFYALNSSYYARWYYMPVLVLCGATAYLMERPQLAQRQVPRAWRLVALVTLSAAAFAVVPNTDDDGNFKLGVVDFQPRFWGIFGVSVLGVLLFWVLWKLAARRRDWAKVFLAGMLAFSFLYGTVHLSLTKYPQWGTDSNLIAETYDSVGEIDEILPEDGFYRLDAYGAHNNLGLWFDRSCLQFFNSTVAPSIMEFYPEVGVTRDVNSKPAAQNYALRGLLSVRYTLVAKDKADDWADENLEGWTLCAHTSAYDIYQNENWVPMGFTYRYYVTADQLETVPEEERAQILMRALLLDDDQIERYAGLLEPLPEEELADRSYETYARDCADRRAGAVEQFTATRTGFTAHTSYEDQQLVFFSAPCDDGFTATVNGEPAAIERVDKGLMAVLVPAGNADIECTYHTPGLALSARISLAGLAVYGVYLVVLYQRRKRKRNAESC
- a CDS encoding Tex family protein; this translates as MPNHAEQLAAELNLSVKNVQGAIDLIDQGNTIPFIARYRKEATGSMDDQVLRNLGDRLEYLRGLDKRKEEVTASITEQGAMTPELTAALAKAKTLAEVEDLYRPYKPKRKTRASIAKARGLQPLADAILKQDASLDPQAAAADYLNEEVPDAEAALAGARDIIAEKISDDAACRAELRRYYRAFGRIASTKAKEEDSVYAQYYDYSEPIAKIPGHRVLALDRGEREGFLKVSIEVDSERAGAIVAWMFARKKTGGASAAVVEEAALDAYSRLIHPSLSNELRNELSETAAEGAIKVFGDNLRQLLLQPPIRGKTVMGLDPGYRMGCKVAVVDPTGKVLDTNVVYPVPEFKRVDQAKRIIKEMVRKNGVEVMAIGNGTAGHETEEFAATVIRELAEEEGRHLQYMVVSEAGASVYSASKLAAEEFPQFDVNLRSAVSIARRLQDPLAELVKIDPKAVGVGQYQHDMPQKRLNETLDGVVEDCVNSVGVDLNTASAPLLRRVAGVTAATAKNIVAWREEEGAFTSRAQLKKVKGLGPKAYEQCAGFLRLPEAKNRLDATAVHPESYAAAKALLEACGYTTAQIGTDKLSALPAAVKAKGEKNLCETLGIGAPTLHDIVSELCKPGRDVRDSLPKPLLRSDVMSLEDLKPGMELTGTVRNVIDFGAFVDLGVHQDGLVHISQISNRFIKHPREVLKVGDIVRVKVLSVDIAKKRIALTMKGLQGE
- the rpsI gene encoding 30S ribosomal protein S9; this encodes MYETKPYFYGTGRRKHSVARVRVYNGTGKMTINGRDINDYFGLETLKLLVNSPLVLTETEGKFDVVVNVVGGGCSGQAGAIRHGLSRALLQFNPELRTVLKKAGFLTRDPRMKERKKYGLKAARRAPQFSKR
- a CDS encoding ParA family protein, producing MNTQIIAIANQKGGVGKTTTCANLGIGLAQAGKKVLLIDGDPQGSLTISLGHPQPDKLPFTLSDAMGRILMDEPLRPGEGILHHPEGVDLMPADIQLSGMEVSLVNAMSRETILRQYLDTLKGQYSHILIDCQPSLGMLTVNALAAANRVIIPVQAEYLPAKGLEQLLQTVNKVKRQINPKLQIDGILLTMVDNRTNFAKEIAALLRETYGSKIKVFGTEIPHSVRAKEISAEGKSIFAHDPNGKVAEGYKNLTKEVIKLEKQREKSRAGSIR
- the rplM gene encoding 50S ribosomal protein L13, encoding MSTTLAKPAEMADRKWYVIDAAGKPLGRVAAKAAVILRGKNKPTFTPNVDCGDHVIIINCDEAVLTGKKLEKKFHRTHSGWIGGLKETQYKTLMAEASDKAMTYAVKGMVPSNTLGAKAMTRLHCYKAADHSHAAQKPEAVEF